From Micromonospora sp. NBC_01699, a single genomic window includes:
- a CDS encoding CGNR zinc finger domain-containing protein translates to MNFDAYARTGVDLVNARLDDLDDLKALFADENLWMRDEVAERDVVIFRRAQKRLRDVFEFGTSGRDAAAVTELNSLLETFPVQPRISGHGSSDWHMHVTSRGASVSAEYLAGAVWGLSVWLCEYGSARFGVCADDRCGNVYLDTSSNCCRRFCSERCATRSHVAAHRARKRAAVQGAVQAAAVPKPSVPKSTLPTQALSKV, encoded by the coding sequence GTGAACTTCGACGCGTACGCCCGGACCGGAGTTGACCTTGTCAACGCGCGCCTGGACGACCTCGACGACCTGAAGGCGCTCTTCGCCGACGAAAACCTCTGGATGCGCGACGAGGTGGCCGAACGCGACGTGGTGATATTCCGCCGCGCACAGAAGCGTCTGCGTGACGTCTTCGAATTCGGCACCTCCGGCCGCGACGCGGCCGCGGTGACCGAACTTAACTCGCTTCTGGAGACCTTTCCCGTCCAGCCCCGCATTTCCGGTCACGGATCCAGCGACTGGCACATGCACGTGACCAGCCGGGGCGCCTCGGTCAGCGCGGAGTATCTGGCCGGCGCGGTCTGGGGTCTCTCGGTCTGGCTCTGCGAGTACGGCAGCGCCCGGTTCGGCGTCTGCGCCGACGACCGCTGCGGCAACGTCTACCTGGACACCTCGTCCAACTGCTGCCGTCGGTTCTGCTCGGAACGCTGCGCCACCCGCTCGCACGTCGCCGCCCACCGGGCCCGCAAGCGGGCCGCGGTCCAGGGGGCGGTGCAGGCGGCGGCCGTACCGAAGCCCAGCGTGCCCAAGTCCACCCTGCCGACGCAGGCGCTCAGCAAGGTCTGA